The following proteins are encoded in a genomic region of Cervus elaphus chromosome 15, mCerEla1.1, whole genome shotgun sequence:
- the DDIT4 gene encoding DNA damage-inducible transcript 4 protein, with protein sequence MPSLWDRFSSSSSSSSLSRTPTPNQPPRSAWGSAAREEGLGRCASLESSDCESLDSSNSGFGPEEDSAYLDGVSLPDFELLSDPEDEHLCASLMQLLQESLAQARLGSRRPARLLMPGQLVSQVGKELLRLAYSEPCGLRGALLDVCVEQGKSCHSVGQLALDPSLVPTFQLTLVLRLDSRLWPKIQGLFSSANSPFVPGFSQSLTLSTGFRVIKKKLYSSEQLLIEEC encoded by the exons ATGCCTAGCCTTTGGGATCGCTTCTCGTCGTCCTCTTCGTCCTCGTCCTTGTCCCGAACTCCCACCCCAAATCAGCCGCCGCGCTCAGCGTGGGGGTCGGCGGCCCGAGAAGAAGGACTCGGCCGCTGCGCGAGCCTGGAGAGCTCGGACTGCGAATCCCTGGACAGCAGCAACAGTGGCTTTGGGCCGGAGGAAG ACTCTGCATACCTGGATGGGGTGTCCCTGCCCGACTTTGAGCTGCTCAGCGATCCCGAGGATGAGCACCTGTGTGCCAGCCTGATGCAGCTGCTGCAGGAGAGCCTGGCCCAGGCCCGACTGGGCTCGCGGCGCCCTGCGCGCCTGCTCATGCCGGGTCAGCTAGTGAGCCAGGTGGGCAAAGAACTACTGCGCCTGGCCTACAGCGAGCCGTGCGGCCTGCGAGGGGCGCTGCTGGACGTCTGCGTAGAGCAGGGCAAGAGCTGCCACAGCGTGGGGCAACTGGCCCTCGACCCCAGCCTGGTGCCCACCTTCCAGCTGACCCTCGTGCTGCGCCTGGACTCACGCCTGTGGCCCAAGATCCAGGGGTTGTTTAGCTCTGCCAACTCCCCCTTCGTCCCTGGCTTCAGCCAGTCCCTGACGCTGAGCACTGGTTTCAGAGTAATCAAGAAGAAACTGTACAGCTCCGAGCAACTTCTCATCGAGGAGTGTTGA